A part of Drosophila ananassae strain 14024-0371.13 chromosome 2R, ASM1763931v2, whole genome shotgun sequence genomic DNA contains:
- the LOC6503261 gene encoding homeobox protein Nkx-2.1 isoform X5 has translation MVYELERRFKQQRYLSAPEREHLASLIHLTPTQVKIWFQNHRYKCKRQAKEKAMAEQNQHNQSASSPRRVAVPVLVKDGKPCAGNNSTNQTQTHGNNSTASGNNSGATNSGNQNSGGVSVTANVSSGLNLITGEAPNSHSPDTSSSLIASYGTVGGSNVAMLQQPCNNTIMTNSLAMAYRNQNNFISNGHQQQCGGYLPLQGRAW, from the exons GTCTATGAACTGGAAAGAAGATTTAAACAGCAAAGGTATCTCTCCGCACCTGAACGAGAGCATCTGGCTAGTCTTATTCACCTAACCCCAACACAG GTGAAAATTTGGTTCCAGAATCACAGGTATAAATGCAAAAGACAGGCTAAAGAAAAGGCAATGGCAGAGCAGAATCAACATAATCAG TCGGCAAGTTCTCCAAGGCGGGTTGCTGTACCAGTCCTGGTTAAGGATGGGAAGCCATGCGCTGGCAATAACAGTACCAATCAAACACAAACACATGGAAATAACAGTACAGCATCAGGCAATAACAGTGGTGCTACCAATAGTGGAAATCAAAATAGTGGAGGTGTATCAGTAACTGCAAATGTCAGCAGTGGACTTAACCTAATAACAGGAGAAGCTCCTAATTCGCACTCACCAGATACATCTTCTTCCCTAATAGCTAGTTATGGGACTGTTGGAGGTTCCAATGTTGCTATGTTACAGCAACCCTGCAATAATACTATTATGACTAATAGCTTAGCAATGGCGTACCGAAAccaaaataatttcatttccaATGGACATCAGCAACAATGTGGTGGCTACTTGCCTTTACAGGGCAGAGCATGGTAA